CGACCTCGCCACCTGGGTACGCGGCCTGGACGAGCCGTCGGTGGCGCCGCTGCTGGCCAAGCTCCAGCAGACCCTGGACTCCTTCGTGGAGATCGGGCTGGGCTACCTCTCGCTCGACCGGCCCTCGGGCACCCTGTCCGGCGGTGAGGCGCAGCGCACCAAGATGATCCGGCACCTCGGCTCCTCGCTCACCGACACCACGTACGTCTTCGACGAGCCCACCATCGGCCTGCACCCGCACGACATCCAGCGGATGAACACCCTGCTGCTGCGGCTGCGCGACAAGGGCAACACGGTGCTCGTCGTGGAGCACAAGCCGGAGACCATCGCGATCGCCGACCACGTCGTCGACCTCGGTCCCGGCGCCGGCACGGCGGGTGGCGCCGTCTGCTTCGAGGGCACCGTCGAGGGGCTCCGGGCCAGCGGCACCCTCACCGGCCGCCATCTCGACGACCGGGCCGCGCTCAAGCAGACCGTGCGCAAGCCCACCGGCGTACTGGAGATCCGCGGCGCCACGCGGCACAACCTGCGCGACGTCGACGTCGACATCCCGCTCGGCGTGCTCGTCGTCGTCACCGGCGTCGCCGGCTCCGGCAAGAGTTCGCTCGTGCACGGGTCGATCCCCGCCGGGGCGGATGTGGTGTCGATCGACCAGAGCCCGATCCGCGGCTCGCGACGGAGCAACCCGGCGACGTACACCGGGCTGCTCGACCCGATCCGCAAGGCGTTCGCGAAGGCCAACGGCGTGAAGCCGGCGCTGTTCAGCGCCAACTCCGAGGGCGCCTGCCCCGCCTGCAACGGCGCCGGTGTCATCTACACCGACCTGGCGATGATGGCCGGCGTCGCCACCACCTGCGAGGAGTGCGAGGGCAAGCGGTTCCAGGCGGCGGTGCTGGAGTACCACCTCGGCGGCCGCGACATCAGCGAGGTGCTCGCGATGTCGGTCAGCGAGGCCGAGGAGTTCTTCGGCGCCGGAGAGGCGCGCACCCCGGCCGCGCACGCCGTCCTCGACCGGCTCGCCGACGTCGGGCTCGGCTACCTCAGCCTCGGTCAGCCGCTCACCACCCTGTCCGGCGGCGAGCGGCAGCGGCTCAAGCTGGCCACCCACATGGCCGAGAAGGGCGGCGTCTACGTCCTCGACGAGCCGACCGCCGGTCTGCACCTCGCCGACGTCGAGCACCTGCTCGGCCTGCTCGACCGGCTCATCGACTCCGGCAAGTCGGTCATCGTCGTCGAACACCACCAGGCCGTCATGGCGCACGCCGACTGGATCATCGACCTCGGCCCGGGGGCCGGCCACGACGGCGGCCGGATCGTCTTCGAGGGCACCCCCGCCGACCTCGTCGCCGCCCGCTCCACCCTCACCGGCGAGCACCTCGCGGCCTACGTCGGCGCGTGATCCGTCACGCAGCAGGCCCCTGACCGCCGCCTCTGCCCGGCCAGGGCCGGGGCGCGGCAACCGACTCGACACCGCCGCGACGCGGCACCGGATCGGACGACCAGCAGGGCGAGGTCCGACGCCGGTGGCTCTCGATGGCTGCGCTGCCGGGGAGAGGATCAGTCCTCGCCCCGAGGTCTGCCCACCTACGGCGCTCCGTCCCACCCCAGCGCGCTTGGCAGGCTACGGATGAAGTCGGCCCGTGCGGGCTCCGCTGCCGCCAGGCGCGCCAGGACGTCACGGAGTTCCTGGCGTTCGTCGGAATTCATCCGGCCCAGCAGGTGGGCGATCTCCTCCAGGGTGTTGAGGGCGGGTCGCGCCGCATCCCCGGCCGACTCGACCAACTCCACCAAGGTCGCCGTCGCTGCGACGAGGGCACCGGCAAGGTGTTCGACGATCACGCACCTTCGTACCTGAGCTACCTCCGCTCCACAAAGCGGCCCACGCCGCCCTCGACGGACCATGGCCCGGCGCGCAGCCGTCGAGGAGGTCGGCGCACAGGTGACCGCTGAACCTCCATGCCTGGTCGGTGACCGCACCGCGAGCGGGAACCGACGCGGCCGACCTCTGGATCATCAGCTGTGCGCGGTGCCGGTGATCGGACGCTGATGCGCGACAGCGCAGCGAACTCACGGCAGTGTGTGCGTCGGGGCCTGCCGTCCGGCCGAGACCAAAATGGTTGATCTTCAGCGCCGGAGTGCCGCTAGCATCGCCGGCATGGCGACGCGGCTTGTGCAGATCAACATGAAGGCTCGGGACGACTCCGCGCTGGGACGTTTCTGGGCGGAGGTGCTCGGCTGGGAGATCTCCAGCGAGGAACCCGGCGTGACCAACCTCGAACCGGAGGGCATCGTCTACCCCGACCCCGTCGCCGTCTGCATCGACCTGGTCGTCTCATCGGAACCGAAGACGGCGAAGAACCGCGTGCACGTGGACCTCGCCACCACCTCGGCGGCACATCAGGCGGAGCTGGTCGCGCGCCTGAAGGACCTCGGCGCGACCCCCGCCGACGTGGGTCAGGGCGATGTCTCCTGGACGGTCATGGCCGACCCGGAGGGCAACGAGTTCTGCGTGCTGGAACCCCGACCGCGCTACCGGGACACCGGACCGATCGCCGCGGTGGTGGTCGACTGCGTCGATCCGCGAGCCATGGCCCGCTTCTGGGGCGAGGCGATGGACTGGGCCGTGCACGAGGTGACCGACCACCACGCGACGCTGCGCTCCGCCAAGGGCGTCGGCCCGTATCTGGAGTTCATCCGCACTCCCGACGTGAAGACCGGGTGGAACCGCGTCCATCTCGACGTCCGGCCGTACCCGGGTGACGACCTGGAGGCCGAGGTGGCCAGACTGCGGAGTCTCGGAGCCACCGCCATGGACCTCGACGTCCGGTGGAAGGTCCTCGCCGACCCGGAGGGCAACGAGTTCTGCCTGCTCACCCCGGGCTGACCCTCCTCATCCGCTCACCACGGCCGCGCGGGCGACAGTGGTGAGGCAGCAGCAGACGACGAAGGCCCCTGATCTACGTTTCCGTAGTTCAGGGGCCTTGCGTTGCCTGGTGGCGGGTAGAGGATTCGAACCTCTGTAGCTTTCGCGACGGATTTACAGTCCGCTCCCATTGGCCGCTCGGGCAACCCGCCAGGGCGTACCACCGCACTCGCGCGCGGCAGCGGAGCCAAGGATAGCGGTTGTCCCGGGGGTCATCGCAACCGGGTACCGTCAGGGGGTCCTACGCTGGTCAGCGAGGGACATACCAGCACAGACCGCCGGACAGCAGGAGCATGAGCATGGCAGCGAACCCGTCGTTCGACATCGTGAGCAAGGTCGACCGCCAGGAGGTCGACAACGCCCTCCGCCAGGCGGAGAAGGAGCTCGCGACGAGGTTCGACTTCCGCGGCACCGGCGCCGAGATCTCCTGGTCGGGCGAGGAGGCGATCAGCCTCCAGGCGGAGACCGAGGAGCGGGTCCGGGCCGCTCTGGACGTCTTCAAGGAGAAGCTGGTGAAGCGGAACATCTCGATGAAGTCGCTGGACGCCGGCGACCCTCGCCCCTCCGGCAAGATCTTCAAGATCGACGCCAAGGTGATCCAGGGCATCGACTCGGACAAGGCCAAGGCGATCAGCAAGAAGATCCGCGACGAGGGCCCGAAGGGTGTCCAGGCGCAGATCCAGGGCGACCAGTTGCGGGTCACCGGCAAGAAGAAGGACGACCTCCAGGCCGTCATCGCCCTGCTCAAGGGCGAGGACTTCGGCGTCGCCCTCCAGTTCACCAACTACCGGTAGGGGGACCGGCCCACCTGCCCGTCGGGCCGAGCACACCTTGTCACCCGGGCAAACGTCGTCACCAGTGGTCGTCGTTGGTCGCTCGCGATCGGCTTTCGTTCGACGGCCTGGTGACGGCTTGGGCGTGGCCCTTGTCGACCCGCCCGGAAGCACGCCCCGCGCTCCGACCCAACGGGCTGTCGACGGCTCCGGTTCCGGAGCCTCCGGGACAGCGTGGACGCTCAAGGCTGCGGGAGCCTGTCGCGGTGTCCCGTGCGCATACTGACGGTCGTCGGAGTGCTCCTGATGTTGGTCTCGTGCATTCGTCCCTGCCGTACGGCCGGGGACGGTGAGCATCGGGGTTGAACTGCGGGGACGGTGCAGAATTGTCCGCAGACGTCCAGCAGCGGTCGCGTCCGTCGTTACCCAGTTGGTCACTCAGCCCGGGCGCCGGGGCGCGTCGCGTCGGCTGTGGGCCTTGACTGTCGCGGTGATCGACCAGGCCAGCGCTACCAGCAGCGCCGCGAGGGTAG
This genomic interval from Micromonospora coxensis contains the following:
- a CDS encoding ATP-binding cassette domain-containing protein translates to MSMATRADDPTPASHVADSHDLIRVHGARENNLKDVSIEIPKRRLTVFTGVSGSGKSSLVFGTIAAESQRLINETYSAFVQGFMPTLARPEVDVLDGLTTAIIVDQQRIGSDPRSTVGTATDANAMLRILFSRLGKPHIGSPQAFSFNVASISGAGAVTLERAGKTVKERRSFSITGGMCPRCEGRGSVSDIDLTQLYDDAKSLAEGAFTIPGWKSDSFWTVRVYAESGFVDPNKPIRRYTKKELHDFLYKEPVKVKVDGVNLTYEGLIPKIQKSFLSKDKEAMQPHIRAFVERAVTFTTCPECGGTRLSEAARSSKIAGISIADACAMQISDLATWVRGLDEPSVAPLLAKLQQTLDSFVEIGLGYLSLDRPSGTLSGGEAQRTKMIRHLGSSLTDTTYVFDEPTIGLHPHDIQRMNTLLLRLRDKGNTVLVVEHKPETIAIADHVVDLGPGAGTAGGAVCFEGTVEGLRASGTLTGRHLDDRAALKQTVRKPTGVLEIRGATRHNLRDVDVDIPLGVLVVVTGVAGSGKSSLVHGSIPAGADVVSIDQSPIRGSRRSNPATYTGLLDPIRKAFAKANGVKPALFSANSEGACPACNGAGVIYTDLAMMAGVATTCEECEGKRFQAAVLEYHLGGRDISEVLAMSVSEAEEFFGAGEARTPAAHAVLDRLADVGLGYLSLGQPLTTLSGGERQRLKLATHMAEKGGVYVLDEPTAGLHLADVEHLLGLLDRLIDSGKSVIVVEHHQAVMAHADWIIDLGPGAGHDGGRIVFEGTPADLVAARSTLTGEHLAAYVGA
- a CDS encoding VOC family protein, whose product is MATRLVQINMKARDDSALGRFWAEVLGWEISSEEPGVTNLEPEGIVYPDPVAVCIDLVVSSEPKTAKNRVHVDLATTSAAHQAELVARLKDLGATPADVGQGDVSWTVMADPEGNEFCVLEPRPRYRDTGPIAAVVVDCVDPRAMARFWGEAMDWAVHEVTDHHATLRSAKGVGPYLEFIRTPDVKTGWNRVHLDVRPYPGDDLEAEVARLRSLGATAMDLDVRWKVLADPEGNEFCLLTPG
- a CDS encoding YajQ family cyclic di-GMP-binding protein; the encoded protein is MAANPSFDIVSKVDRQEVDNALRQAEKELATRFDFRGTGAEISWSGEEAISLQAETEERVRAALDVFKEKLVKRNISMKSLDAGDPRPSGKIFKIDAKVIQGIDSDKAKAISKKIRDEGPKGVQAQIQGDQLRVTGKKKDDLQAVIALLKGEDFGVALQFTNYR